In Rutidosis leptorrhynchoides isolate AG116_Rl617_1_P2 chromosome 2, CSIRO_AGI_Rlap_v1, whole genome shotgun sequence, one genomic interval encodes:
- the LOC139893585 gene encoding zinc finger protein ZAT11-like, producing the protein MVYLPMKRSREFEFDSAITIMANSLMLLSKELSSNEPYDDSPSRVFECKTCNRQFTSFQALGGHRTSHKKPRVNNEGDLKHGTNLVPMKPKSHECSICGLEFALGQALGGHMRRHRGTTMNENQPMQKVDSSFDDMVKKVSSRRVFSLDLNLTPLENDLEFQFGEAALTTIELFI; encoded by the coding sequence ATGGTCTATCTACCGATGAAGAGATCTAGAGAGTTCGAATTCGACTCGGCCATAACCATCATGGCTAATAGTTTGATGCTACTTTCAAAGGAACTATCAAGCAACGAGCCATATGATGACTCACCAAGTCGAGTTTTTGAGTGTAAAACATGTAACCGTCAGTTCACGTCGTTCCAAGCATTAGGTGGACATAGAACTAGTCATAAGAAGCCCCGAGTTAATAATGAAGGTGACTTGAAACATGGTACAAATTTGGTGCCTATGAAGCCTAAGTCACACGAATGCTCAATATGTGGGCTAGAGTTTGCCCTAGGGCAAGCGTTGGGTGGACATATGAGAAGGCATAGAGGGACTACGATGAACGAGAACCAACCGATGCAAAAGGTTGATTCGTCTTTTGATGACATGGTGAAAAAAGTTAGTAGTCGAAGAGTTTTTAGTTTAGATTTAAACTTGACACCTTTAGAGAATGATTTGGAGTTTCAATTCGGGGAGGCGGCTCTAACCACAATTGAATTATTTATATGA